The following are from one region of the Phormidium sp. PBR-2020 genome:
- a CDS encoding CHAT domain-containing protein, producing the protein MSSWRERWQNLWRFLNTPLFTSPTPGTSNPTVEAISPEYLAIWLEILEAEKRGLSGKAVYPLFQKYQDQLDLDFAETISQWFHSQLDPDDIEKNKDLARNLHNFAIDIQQFPLGSRANNLEIAIVAYQAALDVRTRSAFPEQWAMTQNNLGNAYWSRIRGERADNIEEAIRRYQAALEVYTRSAFPEDWAMTQNNLGSAYWSRIRGERADNIEEAIRRYQAALEVYTRSAFPEQWAMTQNNLGSAYWSRIRGERADNIEEAIRRYQAALEVYTRSAFPEDWAKTQMNLAVAYSDRIRGERADNIEEAIRRYQAALEVYTRSAFPEDWAMTQMNLAVAYSDRIRGERADNIEEAIRRYQAALEVYTRSAFPEDWAMTQNNLAAAYNYRIRGERADNIEEAIRRYQAALEVYTRSAFPYEWAMTQNNLALAYDDRIRGERADNIEEAIRRYQAALEVRTPSSFPLDCLQTGRNLGNFGYDLQNWESAIEGYDNAIRAVEQSRDWATSPDSKRKILEDALPIYGKMIQACLHLERYDQALLTVERSKSRTLMEMLTSADLVPKNATPQQQDQYRQLNRDIAALQQSFAPPETPADSQTETPQAGERRGHPDITTATDAAGTPQLKYLLQQRDRLLAQINDPDFNLLQNVRPQLPDFRQLLTPETALIEWYLPRDPDLGAWAFTVTLDPDGPHIRAHSYSPQQRQTLDQFNQTYFADYRQPSWDQSLDRRLEDLAEHLHLSGLIAALPPTCQRLILIPHLYLHLFPLHALSVELSVELSVELNAPATPLLERFSQGVSYAPSCQILDYIHHRPQPATPPQFFAVQNPTQDLDYAQMEVEFIRPYFDPNCYILSQEAATKSALNRPETLEKLRQSHIIHFSCHGGFDSENPLNSAVILAGDAPLASAPRGDQRQTLTLRDGRRFDTAQQGLTLGEIYRNLDIPACRLVMLSACETGLMGSLLTDEYIGLASGFLYAGTPAVVSSLWCVDDFATACLAIRFYYELRQDERVVMALHRTQNWLRRVSVAGFLDWCRQGLTMTEEECEIIEFKLMDYDEDCPFGQRRYWSAFVAVGL; encoded by the coding sequence ATGTCCAGTTGGCGTGAGCGATGGCAAAATCTATGGCGGTTTCTCAACACCCCTTTATTCACTTCCCCGACTCCGGGAACCTCTAACCCAACCGTTGAGGCGATATCCCCTGAGTATTTAGCGATTTGGTTAGAAATCCTGGAAGCGGAAAAAAGGGGATTAAGCGGGAAAGCCGTCTATCCCCTTTTCCAAAAATACCAAGACCAACTCGACCTCGATTTTGCCGAAACCATCAGCCAATGGTTTCACTCCCAACTCGACCCCGATGATATTGAGAAAAATAAAGACCTCGCCCGAAACCTTCATAATTTTGCCATTGATATTCAGCAGTTCCCATTAGGCAGTCGAGCCAATAATCTGGAAATTGCCATTGTTGCCTACCAAGCCGCCTTAGACGTCCGCACCCGCAGCGCCTTTCCTGAACAATGGGCAATGACTCAAAATAACTTGGGGAATGCCTACTGGAGCCGCATCCGGGGAGAGCGAGCGGACAATATCGAGGAGGCGATTCGCCGCTACCAAGCCGCCTTAGAGGTCTACACCCGCAGCGCCTTTCCCGAAGATTGGGCAATGACTCAAAATAACTTGGGGAGTGCCTACTGGAGCCGCATCCGGGGAGAGCGAGCGGACAATATCGAGGAGGCGATTCGCCGCTACCAAGCCGCCTTAGAGGTCTACACCCGCAGCGCCTTTCCTGAACAATGGGCAATGACTCAAAATAACTTGGGGAGTGCCTACTGGAGCCGCATCCGGGGAGAGCGAGCGGACAATATCGAGGAGGCGATTCGCCGCTACCAAGCCGCCTTAGAGGTCTACACCCGCAGCGCCTTTCCCGAAGATTGGGCAAAGACTCAAATGAACTTGGCGGTTGCCTACTCAGACCGCATCCGGGGAGAGCGAGCGGACAATATCGAGGAGGCGATTCGCCGCTACCAAGCCGCCTTAGAGGTCTACACCCGCAGCGCCTTTCCCGAAGATTGGGCAATGACTCAAATGAACTTGGCGGTTGCCTACTCAGACCGCATCCGGGGAGAGCGAGCGGACAATATCGAGGAGGCGATTCGCCGCTACCAAGCCGCCTTAGAGGTCTACACCCGCAGCGCCTTTCCCGAAGATTGGGCAATGACTCAAAATAACTTGGCGGCTGCCTACAATTACCGCATCCGGGGAGAGCGAGCCGACAATATCGAGGAGGCGATTCGCCGCTACCAAGCCGCCTTAGAGGTCTACACCCGCAGCGCCTTTCCCTATGAATGGGCAATGACTCAAAATAACTTGGCGCTTGCCTACGATGACCGCATCCGGGGAGAGCGAGCGGACAATATCGAGGAGGCGATTCGCCGCTACCAAGCCGCCTTAGAAGTCCGCACCCCCTCCTCCTTCCCGCTAGACTGCCTCCAAACCGGACGCAACCTCGGCAACTTCGGCTATGACCTCCAAAACTGGGAAAGCGCCATCGAAGGCTACGACAACGCCATCCGCGCCGTGGAACAGAGCCGGGACTGGGCCACCTCCCCCGACAGCAAACGGAAAATCCTCGAAGATGCCCTGCCCATCTATGGCAAAATGATACAAGCCTGCCTGCACCTGGAACGCTACGACCAAGCCCTCCTCACCGTCGAGCGCAGCAAGTCCCGCACCCTGATGGAAATGCTCACCAGCGCCGACCTAGTTCCCAAAAACGCCACCCCCCAACAACAGGACCAATACCGCCAACTCAACCGGGACATCGCCGCCCTCCAACAATCCTTCGCCCCCCCCGAGACCCCCGCCGACAGCCAAACCGAGACCCCCCAAGCCGGGGAACGCCGAGGACACCCGGACATCACCACCGCCACCGACGCAGCGGGAACCCCTCAACTGAAATACCTGCTGCAACAACGGGACCGCCTCCTGGCGCAAATCAACGACCCCGACTTCAACCTTCTCCAGAACGTCCGCCCCCAACTCCCCGACTTTCGCCAACTCCTCACCCCGGAAACCGCTCTCATCGAATGGTATCTCCCCCGAGACCCCGACCTGGGAGCCTGGGCCTTCACCGTCACCCTCGACCCAGACGGCCCCCACATCCGCGCCCACAGCTACAGCCCCCAGCAACGCCAAACCCTCGACCAATTCAACCAAACCTACTTCGCCGACTACCGCCAACCCAGTTGGGACCAGTCCCTAGACCGTCGCCTGGAGGACTTGGCCGAACATCTCCACCTGTCCGGTCTCATCGCCGCCCTCCCCCCAACCTGTCAACGGCTGATTCTGATTCCCCATCTCTACCTGCACCTGTTCCCCCTCCACGCCTTATCCGTTGAACTATCCGTTGAACTATCCGTTGAACTCAACGCCCCCGCCACCCCCTTACTGGAGCGCTTTAGCCAAGGGGTCAGCTACGCCCCCAGTTGCCAAATTCTCGACTACATCCACCACCGCCCCCAACCGGCCACCCCACCCCAATTCTTCGCCGTCCAGAACCCCACCCAAGACCTGGACTATGCCCAAATGGAGGTGGAGTTCATCCGCCCCTACTTCGACCCCAACTGCTATATCCTCAGCCAGGAAGCGGCCACCAAATCCGCCCTCAATCGCCCAGAAACCCTGGAGAAACTGCGCCAGAGTCATATCATTCATTTTTCCTGTCACGGGGGCTTTGACAGCGAAAATCCCCTCAATTCCGCTGTGATTTTGGCAGGGGATGCACCCCTCGCATCTGCCCCCAGGGGAGACCAGCGCCAGACCCTCACTCTCCGGGATGGTCGCCGCTTCGACACCGCACAGCAAGGCTTAACCCTGGGGGAAATTTATCGCAATCTGGACATTCCCGCCTGTCGTCTGGTGATGCTTTCGGCTTGTGAAACGGGACTAATGGGGAGTTTATTGACCGATGAATATATTGGCTTAGCCAGTGGGTTTTTGTATGCGGGAACTCCGGCGGTGGTGAGTAGTTTATGGTGTGTGGATGATTTTGCCACGGCTTGTTTGGCGATTCGTTTCTATTATGAATTGCGCCAAGATGAGCGGGTGGTGATGGCGTTACATCGGACGCAAAATTGGCTCAGACGGGTTTCGGTGGCGGGGTTTTTAGACTGGTGTCGTCAGGGGTTGACGATGACGGAGGAGGAATGTGAGATTATTGAGTTTAAGTTAATGGATTATGATGAGGATTGTCCCTTTGGTCAACGCCGGTATTGGTCGGCGTTTGTGGCGGTGGGATTATAA
- a CDS encoding type II toxin-antitoxin system HicB family antitoxin encodes MNRYSMIVQWSDDDQLFLVTIPEFTDLVVMPCTHGKTREEAIHNGEEVIEMYLEAWQAEGEVIPEPRTLQVA; translated from the coding sequence ATGAATCGATACAGCATGATTGTTCAGTGGTCTGATGACGATCAGCTTTTCTTGGTCACAATCCCAGAGTTTACTGATCTTGTCGTGATGCCTTGCACTCACGGAAAAACTCGTGAAGAAGCAATTCATAACGGTGAAGAAGTCATAGAAATGTACCTGGAAGCTTGGCAGGCAGAAGGTGAAGTGATTCCCGAACCGAGAACACTCCAAGTTGCTTAA
- a CDS encoding type II toxin-antitoxin system HicA family toxin — MPRKIRELKAQIAREGFVYLPKRGKGSHERWRHPLVRKTLTIPGKDGDDVPLYLEKQLKKLLTSLEELREDEDL; from the coding sequence ATGCCCAGGAAGATTCGAGAGTTGAAAGCCCAGATTGCGCGTGAAGGATTTGTTTACTTGCCCAAGCGCGGCAAGGGTAGCCATGAACGTTGGCGACATCCTTTGGTCAGAAAAACACTGACAATTCCAGGCAAGGATGGAGATGATGTGCCACTCTACCTAGAAAAACAACTCAAAAAGTTACTGACTTCACTCGAAGAGTTAAGAGAGGACGAGGATTTATGA
- a CDS encoding type II toxin-antitoxin system VapC family toxin, whose protein sequence is MYLLDTNICIALLKNHPNAVPRFAQHFQSSYLSSIVVSELYKGVYCSQKIEQNLATFISFCMHIMEIHELVVEMKILERRLTLYEEKYGVLSEDFYKALFAGNLARYDEYDETRTDFSRWKGIYETWLRRKRSYTEQINQRELAETLRFRPTY, encoded by the coding sequence ATGTATTTGCTAGATACTAACATCTGTATCGCTTTACTTAAAAATCATCCCAATGCTGTCCCCAGATTTGCCCAGCATTTTCAATCCTCCTATCTGAGTTCTATTGTAGTGTCCGAACTCTACAAAGGTGTTTATTGCTCACAAAAAATAGAACAAAACTTGGCTACATTTATATCATTCTGTATGCACATTATGGAAATTCATGAACTTGTTGTTGAGATGAAAATACTGGAGCGCCGATTGACTCTTTACGAGGAAAAATATGGCGTTCTGAGTGAGGATTTTTACAAAGCTCTCTTTGCTGGTAATCTTGCTCGCTATGACGAATATGACGAAACCCGCACTGACTTTAGCCGTTGGAAGGGTATATACGAAACATGGCTTCGCCGAAAGCGGTCATACACGGAGCAGATAAATCAACGTGAGCTAGCTGAGACGCTACGTTTTCGGCCAACTTATTAG
- a CDS encoding polysaccharide deacetylase family protein, with the protein MVSNSKLRRWAIAFLLGLFLVSIGGELLIEKIAIFGFHDIVDVDNPQQQPPQRPEFSADYSIEQFEDFLRGLLERNYWFLSSQDLYNYYFKTPPDPVPEPYRHRRKVMVSIDDGYRDAHLNVLPLLERLYAETGEKITVVWFVNSSFMGVPGTYLEHASCEELREGFVRGYYDIQSHGANHDNLTLISDEEIHKEVGRSQQELRDCLAGLQGNETVANHLSYPFGAIDDNALKIVKTYHQSGYLYNTRSLRLTPFRNPYFIPRQTVNRNTSVGRLLRLAAGGWF; encoded by the coding sequence ATGGTCTCTAATTCCAAACTCCGACGCTGGGCGATCGCCTTTCTTCTAGGACTTTTTCTCGTTAGTATTGGCGGAGAACTCCTGATTGAGAAGATTGCCATTTTTGGCTTTCATGACATTGTCGATGTTGACAATCCCCAACAGCAACCCCCTCAACGCCCTGAATTTAGCGCAGATTACAGTATTGAGCAATTTGAGGACTTTCTACGGGGCTTACTAGAGCGAAACTATTGGTTTTTATCCTCCCAAGACCTCTACAATTACTATTTTAAAACCCCTCCAGACCCTGTTCCTGAACCCTATAGACATCGCCGAAAGGTCATGGTCAGTATTGATGATGGCTATCGGGATGCTCATCTCAATGTTTTGCCCCTTTTGGAGCGGCTTTATGCAGAAACCGGTGAAAAAATAACGGTAGTTTGGTTTGTCAATTCCTCGTTTATGGGAGTTCCAGGCACTTATTTAGAACACGCCAGTTGTGAGGAGTTACGGGAGGGATTTGTTCGGGGATATTATGATATTCAATCTCATGGAGCGAATCATGATAACTTGACTCTGATTTCCGATGAGGAGATTCATAAAGAAGTGGGGCGATCGCAACAGGAACTCAGGGACTGTTTAGCTGGCTTGCAGGGAAATGAAACGGTTGCAAATCATCTATCTTATCCGTTTGGGGCGATTGATGACAACGCCTTGAAGATTGTCAAAACCTATCATCAATCGGGCTATTTATATAACACCCGGAGTTTGCGGCTGACTCCCTTTCGCAATCCCTATTTTATCCCTCGTCAAACGGTGAATCGAAACACCTCAGTGGGCCGTCTTCTCCGTTTAGCGGCTGGGGGCTGGTTTTAG
- a CDS encoding metallophosphoesterase: protein MDAFRFAIVSDLHIALPHTIWDSPQRFHLVEVSIPVLETILDRLNGLDLEFLLIPGDLTQHGEPENHRWLAKRLGELPYPVYVIPGNHDIPVAVANDHSIGMGDFAGYYPHCGYSQPQGLDYRVELRPGLHLIGLNSNHFNTEGTQVGKLLESQLDWLDEQLQQLRGEEVWLMVHHNVIEHLPGQSQNGLGRRYMLENAAALRVLLRSHGVQLVFTGHLHVQDIAREGNLYDITTGSTVSYPHPYRVLEYLRDNQGQTWLQIESGRVEGVQDWENLGQRSRDWMGDRAYPFMLRLLTDAPLHLSRDAAEPLIPSLRYFWANIADGDAQFDFAHFPVQPRQFFESFSAITEEGHLALIDNHIALKLTSSP, encoded by the coding sequence ATGGACGCTTTTAGATTTGCGATCGTCAGTGACTTACATATTGCCCTTCCTCATACCATTTGGGATAGTCCCCAGCGATTCCATTTGGTGGAAGTCTCGATTCCGGTTTTGGAGACGATTTTAGATCGCCTCAACGGACTAGATTTAGAATTTTTGCTGATTCCGGGGGATTTAACCCAACATGGGGAACCGGAGAATCACCGCTGGTTAGCCAAACGCCTGGGGGAACTTCCCTATCCGGTGTATGTGATTCCCGGAAATCATGATATCCCAGTTGCGGTGGCCAATGACCATTCCATTGGGATGGGAGATTTTGCTGGCTATTATCCCCATTGTGGCTATAGCCAGCCTCAGGGGTTGGATTACCGGGTTGAGTTGCGGCCAGGGTTACATCTGATTGGCTTAAACTCCAATCACTTCAACACCGAGGGAACACAGGTGGGGAAGTTGCTGGAGTCGCAGTTAGATTGGTTGGATGAGCAATTGCAGCAACTGCGGGGAGAGGAGGTTTGGCTGATGGTGCATCATAACGTGATTGAACATCTCCCGGGCCAGTCTCAGAATGGTTTGGGACGGCGGTATATGTTGGAGAATGCGGCGGCGTTACGGGTGTTGCTGCGATCGCATGGAGTGCAACTTGTCTTTACGGGCCATCTTCATGTCCAGGATATCGCGCGGGAGGGAAATCTCTACGACATTACCACAGGCTCTACGGTGTCCTATCCTCATCCTTATCGGGTGTTGGAGTATCTGCGGGATAATCAGGGACAGACTTGGTTACAAATTGAGTCGGGGAGAGTTGAGGGGGTGCAGGATTGGGAAAATCTGGGTCAACGCTCTCGGGACTGGATGGGCGATCGCGCCTATCCCTTTATGCTACGCTTACTGACCGATGCTCCCCTCCATCTCTCCCGAGATGCAGCCGAACCCCTCATCCCCAGTTTGCGCTATTTCTGGGCCAACATCGCCGATGGGGATGCTCAATTTGACTTTGCTCATTTCCCGGTTCAACCTCGCCAGTTCTTTGAATCCTTCTCAGCAATAACGGAGGAGGGACATTTGGCATTGATTGACAATCATATTGCTCTTAAACTGACCTCATCTCCCTAA
- the hpsP gene encoding hormogonium polysaccharide biosynthesis glycosyltransferase HpsP: MKVLQIVPSVSLVYGGPSQMILGFSQALAEQGVDVTLLTTDSNGDSGQDPLDVPLNQAIPQDGYQIRYCRCSPFRRYKFSLPLFQWLWNHARDYDLVHIHALFSPVSSLSAWICRQRGVPYVLRPLGTLDPADLRKKSRLKDLYARVLERENLAQAAAIHFTTPEEAKISHRFGVKTEDWVIPLGVTPPEPPPRMPEICQELGVDATRPLVLFMSRVEPKKGLDVLIPALESIAAKGVEFQFVLAGSNPQDPAYEQMIGDRLRNSSIHGQTRITGFVSGDKKAALLHRADLFVLPSYYENFGIAVAEAMGVGTPVLISDRVQICDAVAASESGWVADCSVESVRDRLLNALANLDDCQRRGNNARTYATLHYSWQAIAQTAIEHYQRII; this comes from the coding sequence ATGAAAGTTCTGCAAATTGTCCCCTCCGTCTCCCTAGTCTATGGCGGTCCGAGTCAAATGATTTTAGGGTTCTCCCAAGCCTTAGCGGAACAGGGAGTCGATGTCACCCTCCTCACCACCGACTCCAACGGCGACTCCGGCCAAGATCCCCTCGATGTTCCCCTCAATCAGGCCATCCCCCAAGATGGCTACCAGATTCGCTATTGTCGCTGTTCTCCCTTCCGGCGTTATAAATTCTCCCTTCCCCTGTTTCAATGGCTGTGGAACCACGCCAGGGACTATGATCTCGTCCATATTCACGCACTCTTCTCCCCCGTTAGCAGCCTCTCGGCTTGGATTTGTCGTCAACGGGGAGTTCCCTATGTCTTGCGGCCCCTAGGAACCCTCGATCCAGCGGATTTACGCAAAAAATCCCGCCTGAAAGACCTCTACGCCAGGGTTTTGGAACGGGAAAACCTGGCCCAGGCCGCCGCCATTCATTTCACTACCCCCGAAGAAGCCAAAATTTCCCACCGCTTCGGGGTGAAAACTGAAGATTGGGTGATTCCCCTAGGAGTCACACCTCCCGAACCTCCCCCTCGGATGCCAGAGATTTGTCAGGAGTTGGGAGTTGATGCAACCCGGCCCCTGGTTCTGTTTATGTCCCGGGTGGAACCGAAAAAGGGCCTGGATGTATTGATTCCGGCCTTGGAGTCTATCGCCGCCAAGGGAGTTGAGTTTCAGTTTGTCTTAGCCGGGAGTAATCCTCAAGATCCCGCCTATGAACAGATGATTGGCGATCGCCTCCGTAACTCCTCAATTCACGGACAAACTCGCATCACCGGCTTTGTCAGCGGCGACAAGAAAGCCGCCCTCCTACACCGCGCCGATTTGTTTGTGCTACCGTCCTATTATGAGAACTTTGGCATCGCTGTCGCCGAAGCCATGGGAGTGGGAACACCGGTGTTAATTTCCGATCGCGTCCAGATTTGTGATGCGGTGGCTGCGTCGGAGTCTGGCTGGGTGGCGGATTGTTCAGTGGAGTCGGTTCGAGATCGCCTTCTCAATGCCTTAGCCAATCTCGATGACTGTCAGCGACGGGGGAACAATGCACGGACCTATGCCACTCTTCATTATAGTTGGCAGGCGATCGCCCAAACGGCGATCGAACACTACCAACGCATCATCTAG
- the rpsU gene encoding 30S ribosomal protein S21, whose product MTQIILGDSEPIESALRRFRRKVSRAGLFSDMKKNRCFETPAEKHKRKEIARHRERRRFRNRRKSY is encoded by the coding sequence ATGACTCAAATTATCTTGGGTGATAGTGAACCCATCGAATCCGCATTACGTCGCTTCCGGCGCAAAGTCTCCCGCGCGGGACTTTTTTCGGATATGAAAAAGAATCGGTGTTTTGAGACTCCGGCGGAAAAACATAAACGCAAGGAGATTGCTCGTCACCGTGAGCGTCGTCGGTTCCGTAATCGTCGGAAATCCTATTAA
- a CDS encoding RNA-binding protein, whose protein sequence is MSVYVGNLSYEVTSEDLSDVFSEYGTIKRIHVPTDRETGRMRGFAFVEMEQESEEAAAIEALDGAEWMDRVIRVNPAKPRTDKPRYNRR, encoded by the coding sequence ATGTCCGTTTACGTTGGAAATCTTTCTTATGAAGTCACCTCTGAGGATTTAAGTGACGTTTTCTCAGAATATGGGACGATTAAACGGATTCACGTCCCGACGGACCGTGAAACCGGTCGTATGCGGGGATTTGCCTTTGTGGAAATGGAGCAGGAATCCGAAGAAGCGGCCGCAATTGAAGCCCTAGATGGGGCGGAATGGATGGACCGTGTTATTCGGGTTAACCCTGCTAAGCCTCGCACTGACAAACCCCGGTACAACCGCCGTTAG
- a CDS encoding tetratricopeptide repeat protein — protein sequence MRYQRWFRQVPLLTMAWLGLMSYPAAAERLAHAQDDGMEATYREYVTRCQKGSDRQAVVACEKALRLRPDDFMTWTNLGVRLGNLGDYEAALEAHNRALRLRPNYALALANRCADQVALNRFVEASASCERALQGDGRWGQLSPAIAWYNLALAQQGLERYDRSRASLNRALELDPSLAAAWNRLGYAWERLGNPEEAVNAYVQALELAPNRLEYRENLNRAQGRLRF from the coding sequence ATGCGTTACCAACGATGGTTTAGACAAGTTCCCCTATTGACGATGGCCTGGCTGGGCCTGATGAGTTACCCGGCGGCGGCCGAGCGGTTGGCTCACGCTCAAGACGATGGGATGGAGGCGACCTATCGGGAGTATGTCACTCGCTGTCAGAAGGGGAGCGATCGCCAGGCGGTGGTTGCCTGTGAGAAGGCGTTACGGCTGCGTCCCGATGATTTCATGACTTGGACGAATTTGGGGGTTCGCTTGGGGAATTTGGGGGACTACGAGGCAGCGCTGGAGGCTCATAATCGGGCCTTACGGTTACGTCCCAATTATGCCCTGGCTTTGGCGAATCGCTGCGCGGATCAGGTGGCTCTCAATCGCTTTGTTGAGGCTAGCGCCTCCTGTGAGCGGGCCCTACAGGGAGATGGTCGCTGGGGGCAGTTGAGTCCGGCGATCGCCTGGTATAACCTGGCCTTGGCCCAACAGGGACTTGAACGCTATGACCGCTCCCGTGCTTCTCTCAACCGGGCCCTAGAGCTAGATCCGAGCTTGGCGGCGGCTTGGAATCGTTTGGGGTATGCTTGGGAGCGCCTAGGAAACCCGGAAGAAGCGGTGAACGCCTATGTCCAGGCGCTGGAATTGGCACCGAACCGGTTAGAGTACCGGGAGAATCTCAACCGGGCCCAGGGACGCTTGCGATTCTAG
- the hisD gene encoding histidinol dehydrogenase, which yields MLRIITERSEAESELRRIMNRTQSDGVLEQEASVRTILKRVRQEGDAALLDYTKEFDGQTLTASQLRVSGSELDAAYQQIPKQLLDAIQLAVKQVEAFHRQRVPKSWVNFGKDGVVLGKRYTAVDRAGIYVPGGRGAYPSTAIMNAVPAKVAGVEGLVMVTPPGADLRVDPAVLVAAQEAGVHEIYRVGGAQAIAALAYGSETIAPVDVITGPGNLYVTLAKKMVFGTVGIDSLAGPSEVLVIADHHANPSHLAADLLAQAEHDPMAAAILLTPDSALARQVVAAVEEQLSDHPRRLWTEKAIAHYGLVVVVDSLEEAADLSNQFAPEHLELEILEPWELVPQIRHAGAIFLGYSTPEAVGDYLAGPNHTLPTSGAARYASALGVETFMKHSSLIEYSPSALQSMSAAIQTLADAEGLHSHRESVRLRIEPQAPPDDPTS from the coding sequence ATGCTGCGAATCATCACTGAGCGATCTGAAGCCGAGTCCGAGTTACGGCGAATCATGAACCGCACCCAATCTGACGGGGTGCTCGAACAAGAGGCCAGCGTCCGAACCATTCTCAAGCGGGTTCGCCAGGAAGGGGATGCGGCTCTACTCGATTATACAAAAGAGTTTGACGGTCAAACCTTGACCGCCTCGCAGTTGCGGGTGAGCGGCTCAGAACTCGATGCAGCCTATCAACAAATCCCTAAACAGCTCTTAGACGCGATTCAATTAGCGGTCAAACAGGTAGAAGCCTTCCATCGCCAACGGGTTCCCAAAAGTTGGGTCAACTTTGGCAAGGATGGGGTGGTTCTGGGGAAACGCTACACGGCGGTTGATCGAGCGGGAATCTACGTCCCGGGAGGTCGCGGGGCCTATCCCAGTACGGCAATTATGAATGCGGTTCCGGCTAAGGTGGCCGGGGTCGAAGGACTGGTGATGGTGACCCCCCCGGGCGCCGATCTGCGAGTTGATCCGGCGGTGTTGGTGGCGGCCCAAGAAGCGGGAGTTCACGAGATTTATCGGGTGGGTGGGGCCCAGGCGATCGCCGCCTTGGCCTACGGAAGCGAAACCATCGCGCCGGTGGATGTGATTACTGGGCCCGGCAATCTCTACGTGACCTTAGCTAAAAAGATGGTCTTTGGGACGGTAGGGATTGACTCCTTAGCAGGGCCTTCGGAGGTGTTGGTGATTGCCGATCATCATGCTAATCCCAGTCACTTGGCGGCAGATTTATTGGCCCAGGCCGAACATGACCCCATGGCGGCGGCGATTCTCCTGACTCCGGATTCAGCCTTGGCCCGTCAGGTGGTGGCGGCGGTGGAAGAGCAGTTGAGTGATCATCCGCGACGCTTGTGGACTGAGAAGGCGATCGCCCATTATGGGTTGGTGGTGGTGGTGGATTCCTTAGAGGAAGCCGCCGACCTCTCGAACCAGTTTGCGCCGGAACATTTAGAACTCGAAATTCTCGAACCCTGGGAGTTAGTCCCCCAGATACGGCACGCGGGGGCAATTTTCCTGGGCTATTCTACTCCCGAAGCGGTGGGAGATTACTTAGCGGGGCCCAACCATACCTTACCCACCTCCGGTGCGGCCCGTTACGCCTCGGCCCTGGGGGTGGAAACCTTTATGAAGCATTCAAGTCTGATTGAATATTCTCCCTCAGCCTTACAAAGCATGAGCGCGGCGATTCAGACTCTGGCGGATGCGGAGGGGTTACATTCTCACCGGGAATCGGTGCGCTTACGGATTGAGCCTCAGGCGCCCCCAGACGATCCGACGTCTTAA
- the rpsT gene encoding 30S ribosomal protein S20: MANIKSAIKRIQVNERNRLRNKSHKSAIRTLMKKYFAAVDAYQSNPSSEALEEVQQCMNLAYSKIDKAVKRGVLHSNTGARKKARLAKALKQDNTAAA; this comes from the coding sequence GTGGCAAACATTAAGTCTGCAATCAAACGCATTCAAGTCAACGAGCGCAACCGCTTACGCAATAAGTCTCACAAGTCAGCCATTCGCACGCTGATGAAGAAGTACTTTGCCGCAGTGGACGCGTACCAAAGTAATCCAAGTTCCGAGGCCTTAGAGGAGGTTCAACAGTGTATGAACCTGGCCTACAGCAAAATTGATAAGGCTGTAAAACGAGGTGTACTGCACAGCAATACCGGCGCTCGTAAGAAAGCGCGCCTAGCCAAAGCCCTGAAGCAAGATAACACCGCCGCCGCTTAA